In Larimichthys crocea isolate SSNF chromosome XI, L_crocea_2.0, whole genome shotgun sequence, the sequence CTCTGAAAAGAAATAAGAAGAGTGCTGTTGTGTAGCAGTTGATTAAGAATAAGAATCACAATGTTTATAATGTCATAGTATTCTATTATTAATCTCTTTCATGTTGTCTCATGTCACAGACAGTGTTGCACCTCACCAGACTTGATTTTCTTGGGCAGCTTCTGCCTGCGCATCACGATAGGGAAAGGATCTCGGCCACTGTTGAGTTTATGGACCTCTCTGATCTCCACTGTGTCATCCACAAGGAAATACTGGATGGTAACAGGCCTGGTCTCCCCGAACATGGAGTCAGCGTCGTCCCACAGGGCATAGAAACGCAGCACCTGACCAAGAAGAGGTTAAAAGCCTGAAACTAGAATCGGTATGCCAATACTGGCATCAATGACAATGACGTCACAAGATCAATTATTATGTTACTTATTTTCAAGTTGACTTGCATGATTCAGAAGAGTTCACACACAAATTGGCTCACAATCAAGTTAAAGTAACACAAATTTCACAGATTTGGTGACCTAGTTATTGCAACAGATGCATAATGCTGACCTTGGTGGTCATCTTTTGAGAGGTGTTTCTCATATTTACTTAATTCTTCCAAGAGCTGTCTACTATGAGTTGAATAGAAcattgtaaaaacaacacaaggagATCAGAGTTGTTATTGTACTCCTGCTCGATCCAGATCTGGGTTTGTAATGGTCACCCAGTGAGTTTAGAATAAAACCTGAATTTTCTTTACCTTACGATCCATGGTGAGAAACCGCTGTCTGGTGTCCCAATCGGAGGGTGTTGTGTAGGTAGGCGGAGGGTTTTTGTGACATTTGCTGTAAGGATCCACAGGCATGGGCTCAGGCTCATTCAGAACAATGCCCTCACTGTCCATGAATTCCTATAAgatgagagaaacacacagacagagtacGACTAAAACAGCAGATCCATATTTTTgtgtcaaacacagagaaaaacaataaagataaCATACAGGATTCACACAGGTGGGTGTTGTACCTTGGTAAAAGTGTCACACTGCGTGATGTGGTACTTGACCCCGTACACCTCCAGGTCCATGCCAAGGTTGAGGTCTTTCCACTGGTAATGATCTCCTCGTTCATTCTTGGGCAGACGCTGGCGTTTGAGCCGTTTCCCCTGCGGTATCCCAGAATTCTCCACCCTGGGCTCAATGATGCACATGCTGTCATCCTCGAGGTAGTAGTAAATGACCACGGGGCGCATGCGGTAGTCTTCCTCAGGGGAGTACAGGACGTTTTCCTCAAAGTATGCATAGAAGCGTAGCACCTACAAGACAAGAAGGTGGTGAAGGAGAAACACGACCTCTTCAAATACTAATCCTACACCTCTAGGCATTATTGTACCTTCTTGTCAAGGGCCACATGAGCTGGGATGAAGTCCTCTACTAGGCTCTGGTCATAGGAGCCATAAGTAATGTCTGGTGTCTCAAAGGACAGCTCATTGATCTCCTGCTGGATCAGCTGCTCTGATAAAAGGGGATCCTGTCCGATACCCACAGTGGGACGACGGGGCAGAGCGTAGCCATTCTTATAGCTCAATGTCTGGGGACGATGGAAGGATGATTTCTGTGGAGGAAGATGattaaatgaacagaaatataGATTTAAGGGTATTAAGCGGATTAGATATTTGCACTACACTCAAGGACACATTATATAACACAACACCGTGCTACAGAAAGCTGTGTGAGATATAGAGGTGGACAGAATAATAGGAACAGCTGCTGTACAATACAAACCTGGAACAGTGAATTTCATCTCACATATTTTAATGAGGATGAATTTGAGACTTCAAGTTCctctttaaaaactttttgttCTAATCTTGCTCGACTATTAAAGCCTTGCGTTATTTACTTTACAAAGATAGTCATAGTTAGTTAACTTTCAACTTTAACCAACGTTACTTTCTTACCGTTACATCCCGGAAAGTGTATCCTGGTAAAAAAGGTTGTCCATGGCTATTCCAGTTCCAAGACATTGctggtttttcttcttctttaaatacCTTACACCTCTACAAGATGTTAAACTGTTTGATTTCCGTAATTTTGTGGGTTTAAATGAGGTTTTTGCTCGCGTGTGAAAAAAGCTCCACCACAGCTCCACCGTGGTAAGTTTGTGGTATCCATGGAAACGGCACGACAGTAACACTTTGTagacaattaaaataaataaataaatatttcatagaaCTACAGCTGAATGGAACAAACAGTGACAACTTAAAGAAATAAAGTCCAGATGTAGTAGGAAATTAattattacatatatttaaaatataataaggGTAAAACACCATCATATCCTCcataatatctttttttttgtttaatacatGCGAATATAATCAATTTAAGtaagtaaaatatctgaaaattaTTAGGCGAATATAATCAATTTAAGtaagtaaaatatctgaaaattaTTAGCCATAGCTgtaaataactttattataGCTGGGTAAATTATTCAAACGCTcttaaacaaactgaagtgCTCTAACTTTACCTGCAGGGGGCGAGCAACACCAATAAATCTCCCTGATAGGTCAGCATCAGCATACAATCTTGTGAGTTCATGATGTTAACTCTCTATATTTGTAGTATTATATCATTGTGACTTCAGAGAAGTTGTTTGTCTGTAATAAAATCACTGTGTTGTGCACATGTCaagtaatatttaaaacataatcTCAGAAGAAAGTGTGCAACAATTCAACAAAACAGTGGACAAGTTATTTTTGAACACAGTTTATTCCAAGCAGAGGAGTCATATTTTGGTCTCACTTTACCAGCTATTGGCACATTGTAATCCCAttcaaactgaaacacatttaaaactgtcTTTATAAAAAACTATATAGAGTGGCAGTCTTTATGTGGATGACCCAAATACGTCCTGTGTACTCTCAGTTAAACTCTCAGTCAGAAAAATAccaagcttttatttattttttcttctgaaaacTAAAAATTAATTCTGCGCTTGAATCCAGAGCAGCACAAGCAGAACTGGATTATCGAtagcttatttttattaaactggCAACATGATTTAAGAGACGTGGTTTGTACATCCACTGTGAACCTTTTTTCAGTGCTGGTTCCTTCTCCAGATGGCGGTGAGCAGCGATTACCACGAGCATCTGCTTTAGCACTGGTATCTTTAAAAGAGTGGCACGGTTGACACGAGACacaagaatatatatataaatatatatatatgataagaTAAATTTGTAATATCCAATTGATAAATCATTTGCCCAGTTATTGGGTTACACACCAGCTGCACTCTAGTAACCTCATAGCTAGAAAAGGCACTGCACTGTGaattaaacatactgtatcaAAAATAAGGTTAAATCACTAAACCTCTTTGAGGCTCTTTATATGATATTTCTAAATTCCTTTCTTTAAATGCTGACATAGCTGTTTAAATGGGCTGATCCCCTTCTTAGGAAGCAAATACATcaaccaaaacacagaaacactaggATTGCATCCCTGAGGTGCCAGACAACCTTCGCCAAGTATAAAAATATCTCATAATAAACCATacttgaaaacagaaacacacaacatcaataaactattaaatattataaaatagaTTTCATAAGGGTTGAGATGaattcccccccaaaaaaatatcttttggttttatAGAGTTCAAAAGGCAGCGTGGTTATTCACTGTGGAAAGATTGTCTTACATTGTCCCCACTGTCCAAGTACACTTCAGTCTGCTTTATGCTTCCCCTCTGTAAAGTCCACACTTGAATACTGGAGGGTGCTGAGCATAAAGCTCCGAGTGTCACAGTCCTTTGCAGCTGCCTCACGTTCAGCATAAAACAGACCCATCTGAGACCTTGGTCCTTCAGTCACCATGAAGTCTCTACAGGCCTATGTGTGTCTAAAGGCAGCTAACCCATAAATCCCCACTTCAAAAAGGCCTGCTGAGGTCACGGGCAAGGCAGTGTAGCCTTTCACCCCCTCGCTTCCGGGCAGAAAGAGGGGGCTAAGAGGTGGCTTACCATGCAGAGTGGGAGCTTATTCTCGTACCGAATGGGGTACAGCTTATGATACCCAGAGGAATATGCAAACCAGCATAGAGGGACGACTTTCTTCCTGCAGTCTGCAATACCTCCCACTGCTCTCAACAGAGTGAGTTGCTTTTTGCAAGGGCCATGTCCCTTGCCCCTTTCCAACCCAAGTGCGTTCTAAATTTtgttcaagtcaagtcaagctttctatatttaaaaaaaagcccccTTAGGAGTCCTCAGTAATACCGGTTGAGGCTCCGTGTCCCAGGGATGTCAGGTTGCCCGTTCATCCAGATCTCTCGGATGATTCGCTCCCTCTCTTCGAGCCTCTGCGCCCTTTCCAGCTCTTCCGCCGATGTGAACACGTTCATGTTAAGTGTGCGTTCGAACCGCCTGTGCCTCCGCGCCGACAGGTCTGAGGTGGTGTCCCAGTCCGAGTCCGAGTCGCTGGAATCGGAGGACGAGTCGGCGGGGCGCGCTCGTTTCTTGGCGGGAGGCCTCTGGCGGGGCTGGCAATCGGTGCGACAGGAGATCTGGACCACCAGGGCGAAGAGTGTGAGGAAGAGgcccaaacacacaccacagacgaAGAAGAGCGCTGCCCTCTCTGGGTGGTCTGttatggaggaggaagaacaaagGAGTTGAGTTGATTTCTTACAGAAAACGTCAAACATTTACCGGAATCTTTGTGAGCGATGCTGGGTCccttttattttcctctgaCCAGTTCAGCctgttacattttttataaatatctCACTTGATGGCTCACTCGTTGTAATGAATATTGGCTGCAGACTTACAGCTCGCCCCCAGCTTGGTCCCTTGGTTTAGCCAAAATGTCTCATAAATTCCGGTAACCCTTCTATGTACTGTACTCCTTTATTCCCTTTGTCTTCAGAGACGTATTTTTACATCTTAATGTCGATTAATGTGTCCCAACACGTCACGCTCCAAGCTGGACAAGACCGaactgctcctcctcttcctctcttctttcatcACCGACAGACCAAAGTGACGCCTCTTCCATCCATCTCAGTCACTGCCTGTGGCAGATAGTTGCTCTGCTGCACCCTATTACCCAGATATAAACTGTAACTCAGCCCAAGGCCTTTCTTCTCTCATTTGTACTGAGGTTTTCAAACCATCAGACAACTgttccaaaaagaaaaatcaactataattattaataacacGTGTTTTAAACAGGTTTAGTTGAAGTTCACACTTAAAAGGTCAAACATTATTTTGATTGGTGTAATATTCCTCAATAAAAAGCATTCTATGAATGCACATCATAAAATTTTATGGCAGCTTACAAAAGTGAGAAAACAACAAGTTCAAAGCTGAgttcatttacattacattacattacattatagtttgctttatagtatattttcttttcttatgttgtcacttgtcactttgtgtaatgctgctgctgcattatcatttcccagcttgggataaataaaatctatctatctatctatctatctatctatctatctatctattacaCGTTACAGcatatgtttgtttgactgtaTGACTTCTGCAGTGGGTCgagataaaacaggaagtatcCAAACAACGAactgatgcagtgtgtgtgttccagcagCTGGCTGAAGCAGGTGACtgacagtgtgtgcagtgtgtctgGCCATTATCTCTGCACAACATCTGCATTCCTCTGGCCCACATACACCTTTCATTCCCAGGAAAAAggaaatgggggggggggggtattaCCCAAAAGATAGTGTGCCACACACATTTACCACACATGAAACTCTCTCAGGGAAGTAATCTTGAGCTGTTACGGCCCTTAAGCATCAGGATCCGGTCCTATTCTCAACTAATGATGATAAGGTAACACATTTTCACGAATTTTTGCACTACCTGATATGTAAGTGTAGGCTGCCAGCGCGTTGCTGATGAGGGCCAtgttggtggaggtggagttGATAATGGGATTCATGTCTGGAGGCCGCAATggactttctcctcctcctcctcctcctcttccccctcctcctccggctTCAGAAAACTTCTCCTCGTTGGGGTTTGTCTCCCTAATCTTCTTCCTATCTGCAAAAGACGACAGAGCCGGAAAGTTCAGTTTCACAACACGGAGACGGAGAGGAAGGTGGAAAGTGGGTAGTTAATGTAGCGTGTTGAGTtctttatttagacacagaTGTCTGAGATTAAAAACAGGCAATGACACACAAGGAGTGGGTTCATTACAACATGTACAGTCAGATTATGACAGCATTGTTTGggtcatttacagtaaaaaataagaGCATATTGCCTCTGAGGTATTGTGACTACAGCCTTCAGATCACTGAGTCATCTGCTGTCTCATAGTGGTTTTCGATTTTTTTGTAAATCCGCTTCTGTAAAAAAGATGGATCACACATAAAGACCCACACGTTCCCAGAGATTTGTGTGATTCAGAAGATAACACAACATCCGCTTCATTCTGACTcaggtcattaaaaaacagagagagagaaccacaTGGGAAACGTTTGTACTTTGGCAACATTTCAAAAAGCTCCCCTTCAAAATCTCAGAAAACAATCTATTTATAGATGGGAACaactgtttcctcctctggatTTTCATCACTGTACAACTTTCTTTCTGTGCGTGTTTACATGCTGGCTTGTTTTGTGTATGCAAAAGAGTGGAGGAGTCGAGTTCTGAGAGCAGAGTGACTTGATCACTTACAGAGCACAGCCACCTCTAGTTAACCTGACGTGGGTTTAGGTGGGTTAGTGTACTGTAACTTTAGCTCCGTGAATAAGCGATGCctcactgaaaaaagaaaaacaaccctTAAAATAAGACTGCCAGAGCAAACAGGAATATTTAGTTCAGTGCGCATAAGCCTTgcctctgtgtgcatgtgtgcacagtcATATTTACATGCTTGATTCTTTGTCAGTGTAGGtgaactgtcacacacaccaatgACCTCTAATTGCACGGGCTTTAAGGTGTGTCAGGCTTCTCTTTATCTGATAAATGCAGTTTAGACTGGAATTGCTCACTGAGGAGGTAAATGTTTCCACCTGGACCTGCTGCTGCGGTGCACACACATCAGCTAACATTCGAACAATAGaccacaatctctctctctctctaacacacataaaaatagaCAGATGAATCGTCAacagaaaacactcacacagtgcTTGAAAATACAGAATACATAATGATGGTGATGCAGTAAATGCTGTTTTGACTAAATACTTTCAACGTGATTAATTCAGGTGAAATCATTTCTATGATGTAACAtaatatttctgacattttagacatttaaacAGTAATAAATCCCACATCTGTGTTGACACAAGTGATCTGTAGTATTTTATGTTTCCACCATCATCAATAAAGGTGTGTTTAGAATAGACATAAGAGGAACTGGGTAGTTATGACCGAGTATATATATCATGGATGGAAGAAAATTCCGGGAAAAAAGACTGCACCATAGTCGCTGAATAATCTCTGGGAATTACAGTGCAGAAATGCCAGAGCAACAAGCAGTTTGGACCGAAGACGGAGACAATAAAAAGTCGGAATCTTGTGGTTTCTGACTTTAACCTTTCTAACGGGCGGGTCAGTTTGACCAAATTATCCTTTCCGGCCAGTGATGGAATTCACAAAGTTTCGATTTAAATTCTAGAAAAAGATCCCAAAGTCAACAATACAAATATGTAAATTAAGCAGTAGCAGTTGTAAAGTTGTCCATTTGGTATAACGATGCTGCTATAAAAGCCATGACATCTTGGACATGAATACTTTACTCAGTGTAAGCATCACATTGCTGTAATGAACTGTCTTCCAGAATTACATACACTGAGAAATGTATGAAAGTTTACAGAAAGGTTAGTTTGAATAAGGAATTAATTACTGAATTCCCTGCTGAGAGTTGGATAGGAAGATAGATATCACTCTCATATGTGCATGATAAACTGAGGTaccaaaggtaacaaaacccGCCTGCCAGCACCTCTAAACCAACCAATTACCATATATTGTTTGATTAACACATACAAAATgggaagtttttaaaaaaagttgtggtttgtgtgctggactatttcttggatGGGGGTAGAGTGACCCTGCAGAGTCTCCACTGATTGCCTGGCATCCTCGTGGTGACGACAAGTCTCCAGCGAGTCATTGGGCCCAGCCAAGAAACAGTTCCATGCATATCTGCTGGATTTTGTCCCTGTGACAGAGCCAGGGTAACTGTTTACTCCTGTTTCCAATCTTTGCATTAAGCTAATTGGCTTCCTTCATATGTATtacaattatatattatatacaattttctcatgtaactcttggcaagaaaacaaatcagcatATTTGAAAATCCTCCCTTTGCCCAGTTGAAAATAAGGAGAAGTGAGACAAATGAACTGAGAAGTTCGGGATATCTATATTTACAGTAAAGTGTTTCTTGTTCCGC encodes:
- the efhc1 gene encoding EF-hand domain-containing protein 1; protein product: MSWNWNSHGQPFLPGYTFRDVTKSSFHRPQTLSYKNGYALPRRPTVGIGQDPLLSEQLIQQEINELSFETPDITYGSYDQSLVEDFIPAHVALDKKVLRFYAYFEENVLYSPEEDYRMRPVVIYYYLEDDSMCIIEPRVENSGIPQGKRLKRQRLPKNERGDHYQWKDLNLGMDLEVYGVKYHITQCDTFTKEFMDSEGIVLNEPEPMPVDPYSKCHKNPPPTYTTPSDWDTRQRFLTMDRKVLRFYALWDDADSMFGETRPVTIQYFLVDDTVEIREVHKLNSGRDPFPIVMRRQKLPKKIKSEMFPSCVLEVSKKEVDEYYSPKDFQVGQTMKMLSRRFLVYDCDGFTKEYYQKNHPDMEIKPLDVSKQTDTLQETKKELPPYNGFGSLEDSLQNCLHLIPEPPKKNVIKMLENDQVLRYCARLDSQDPKDESRRFILCYYLSNDMINIYEKPSRNSGIIGGKFLEKTQIPKPGSSPDNPEFYSPADFAIGATVEVFSHRFVLTDADLYVLKYLESISSQIPSQTLESLRQKLGVRATNNQPAEQNGDDMAEPSP
- the eva1aa gene encoding protein eva-1 homolog A isoform X3, yielding MGSMMTKLFRWLPNVPKKLLQEQGPRPPVYSPPPSAHDPNIVGDSPPEGSSVKSPDAVPDRKKIRETNPNEEKFSEAGGGGGRGGGGGGESPLRPPDMNPIINSTSTNMALISNALAAYTYISDHPERAALFFVCGVCLGLFLTLFALVVQISCRTDCQPRQRPPAKKRARPADSSSDSSDSDSDWDTTSDLSARRHRRFERTLNMNVFTSAEELERAQRLEERERIIREIWMNGQPDIPGTRSLNRYY
- the eva1aa gene encoding protein eva-1 homolog A isoform X4 — encoded protein: MNPIINSTSTNMALISNALAAYTYISDHPERAALFFVCGVCLGLFLTLFALVVQISCRTDCQPRQRPPAKKRARPADSSSDSSDSDSDWDTTSDLSARRHRRFERTLNMNVFTSAEELERAQRLEERERIIREIWMNGQPDIPGTRSLNRYY